The bacterium genome has a segment encoding these proteins:
- a CDS encoding ABC transporter substrate-binding protein translates to MTHRWCLGLCVLLAAFVAVPMVPPAGAAAPLDLVFWGGWTGPDGDVMHQMVDQFNKEHPDIRVTLTTLQWTPLFDKLLTSVRAGQPPDLMAMHSQDIAQFSSLGILEPMGETVAAAGFKASDFMDVAWRGTFSGGTQYAIPLDMHMHAVYVNLDLWKAAGLDPNKLPVTGTDFVAAAKRLTVDGAGRHPDDPGFDARAIRQYGLGMMNNHHGFYMFYALLAQQGDPFLAPDFSRTAFSDAKANAAWQWLQDLVFKDHVVPVGETNPYQDFVTKHVALLIDGPWEIPGLQKVGGLNWTTTTFPRVFAAPAAWGSGHLLTIPKQANKAREQAAMTLAAWIVHHDQEWGLSGNLPALLSARTSAAFRALPGRRGFLESQAFEIMLPDVRPSAQLYSSAAPSPIVVAAQAALVRDQPVAQVTQQLRNQINAILSAP, encoded by the coding sequence ATGACACACCGCTGGTGCCTCGGATTGTGCGTGCTCCTCGCGGCGTTTGTCGCGGTCCCGATGGTGCCGCCGGCCGGCGCCGCGGCTCCGCTGGACCTGGTGTTCTGGGGCGGCTGGACCGGGCCGGACGGCGACGTGATGCATCAGATGGTCGATCAGTTCAACAAGGAACACCCGGACATCCGGGTGACGCTCACGACGCTGCAGTGGACGCCGCTCTTCGACAAGCTGCTGACCAGCGTGCGCGCGGGCCAGCCGCCGGACCTGATGGCGATGCATTCGCAGGACATCGCCCAGTTCTCGTCGCTCGGCATCCTCGAGCCCATGGGCGAAACCGTGGCCGCGGCCGGCTTCAAGGCCTCGGACTTCATGGACGTGGCGTGGCGCGGCACGTTTTCGGGCGGAACGCAGTACGCGATCCCGCTCGACATGCACATGCACGCGGTCTACGTCAACCTGGACCTTTGGAAGGCCGCGGGCCTCGACCCGAACAAGCTGCCCGTCACCGGCACGGATTTCGTCGCCGCGGCGAAGCGGCTGACGGTGGACGGCGCCGGCCGCCATCCCGACGATCCGGGATTCGATGCGCGGGCCATCCGCCAGTACGGCCTCGGCATGATGAACAACCATCACGGGTTTTACATGTTCTACGCGCTGCTCGCGCAGCAGGGCGATCCGTTCCTCGCGCCCGACTTCTCCAGAACCGCGTTCAGCGACGCGAAGGCCAACGCGGCGTGGCAGTGGCTGCAGGACCTCGTGTTCAAGGATCACGTCGTCCCGGTCGGCGAGACGAACCCGTATCAGGACTTCGTGACGAAGCACGTGGCCCTGCTGATCGACGGGCCGTGGGAGATCCCGGGGCTGCAGAAGGTGGGCGGGCTGAACTGGACCACCACCACGTTCCCGCGCGTGTTCGCGGCGCCGGCGGCGTGGGGGAGCGGCCACCTGCTGACGATTCCGAAGCAGGCCAACAAGGCGCGCGAGCAGGCCGCGATGACGCTCGCAGCATGGATCGTGCACCACGACCAGGAGTGGGGGCTGTCCGGCAACCTGCCGGCGCTTCTTTCCGCGCGCACGTCGGCGGCCTTCCGGGCCCTGCCAGGGCGCCGGGGATTCCTTGAGTCCCAGGCGTTTGAGATCATGCTGCCGGACGTCCGGCCCTCGGCGCAGCTGTACTCGTCCGCGGCGCCGAGCCCGATCGTGGTCGCCGCGCAGGCCGCGCTCGTCCGCGACCAGCCCGTCGCGCAGGTGACCCAGCAGCTGCGGAACCAGATCAACGCGATTCTGTCGGCGCCTTAG